A part of Rhinatrema bivittatum chromosome 16, aRhiBiv1.1, whole genome shotgun sequence genomic DNA contains:
- the LOC115077195 gene encoding olfactory receptor 5V1-like gives MEEENLTSVTEFIILGFPEYPELQIPLFLLFLLIYLIILMGNLTIIALTCLDPRLHTPMYFFLCNLSFLDISSTSVTLPKLLDILLKKSQRISVKRCLTQMYFFMYLTTVEFIIISIMAYDRYVAICHPLRYAVIMNQRLCVLMAAGTWILGLLEPVAHSVLVSCFSYCGSKEINHFFCDPAAVPKLSCSSTSAIEIVSYILGVFLALPCFTLTLTSYVCIISSILRIRSTEGRRKAFSTCSSHLTVVILFYGTMTCLYMRPTSMQSLDVNKIFALLYNVLIPMFNPIIYSLRNREVKGALQKAFNRK, from the coding sequence ATGGAAGAGGAAAATCTCACCTCAGTGACAGAATTCATCATTCTGGGGTTTCCTGAATATCCAGAGCTACAAATCCcccttttccttctgttcttACTGATTTACCTGATCATCCTGATGGGGAACCTCACTATTATAGCCCTGACGTGCCTGGACCCtcgcctgcacacccccatgtactttttcctctgtaACTTGTCCTTCCTCGATATCTCATCCACCTCAGTCACTCTCCCCAAACTGCTGGATATCCTGTTAAAGAAGAGTCAGCGTATTTCTGTAAAAAGGTGTCTTACACAgatgtatttttttatgtatttgacAACTGTagaatttattattatttcaatCATGGCTTATGACCGCTATGTGGCTATCTGTCACCCCCTGCGCTATGCTGTGATTATGAATCAGAGACTCTGTGTACTGATGGCTGCAGGGACCTGGATCTTGGGGCTTCTGGAACCCGTCGCTCACTCTGTCCTTGTGTCATGTTTTTCTTATTGTGGCTCCAAGGAGATTAACCATTTTTTCTGTGATCCAGCAGCAGTGCCAAAACTTTCCTGCTCCAGCACCTCCGCCATAGAAATTGTATCGTACATTTTGGGGGTATTTTTAGCACTGCCCTGCTTTACCTTAACCCTGACATCTTATGTCTGCATCATCTCCTCCATCCTGAGGATCCGTTCCACCGAGGGGAGAcgcaaagccttctccacctgctcctcccacctcacggtCGTTATTCTCTTCTATGGGACGATGACGTGTTTGTACATGAGACCAACGTCCATGCAGTCACTGGATGTAAACAAAATCTTTGCTTTGCTCTATAATGTTTTAATTCCCATGTTTAACCCCATCATTTACAGCCTAAGAAATAGAGAGGTAAAAGGAGCCTTACAAAAAGCtttcaatagaaaataa
- the LOC115077166 gene encoding olfactory receptor 1019-like, whose product MEEENLTTVTEFIILGFPEFPELQIPLFLLFLLIYLIILMGNLSIIALTCLDPRLHTPMYFFLCNLSFLDISSTSVTLPKLLDIFLRKEQRISVKRCFTQMYLFLCFACIEFIIISVMAYDRYVAVCHPLRYAVIMNEEVCILMAAGTWILGFLDPVIHTVLLSHFSYCGSSEINHFFCDLSALLKLSCTSTSTIEGVTYILGAFVALPCFTATLTSYVCIISAILRIRSTEGRRKAFSTCSSHLTVVLLFYGSLMCLYMRPTSMQSLDQNKLFALLYNVLIPTINPFIYSLKNREVKAVLRKVFNRK is encoded by the coding sequence ATGGAAGAGGAGAATCTCACtacagtgacagaattcatcaTTCTGGGGTTTCCTGAATTCCCAGAGCTACAAATCCcccttttccttctgttcttACTGATTTACCTGATCATCCTGATGGGGAACCTCTCTATTATAGCCCTGACGTGCCTGGACCCtcgcctgcacacccccatgtactttttcctctgtaACTTGTCCTTCCTCGATATCTCCTCCACCTCAGTCACTCTCCCCAAACTGCTGGATATCTTCTTAAGGAAAGAGCAGCGTATTTCTGTAAAAAGGTGTTTTACAcagatgtatttatttctgtgttttgcatgcatagaatttattattatttcagtGATGGCTTATGACCGTTATGTGGCAGTCTGTCACCCCCTGCGCTATGCTGTTATTATGAATGAAGAGGTCTGCATTCTGATGGCTGCAGGGACCTGGATCCTTGGCTTTCTGGACCCAGTGATACACACTGTCCTTCTCTCTCATTTTTCTTATTGTGGCTCTAGTGAAAtaaaccatttcttctgtgatctCTCAGCACTGCTTAAACTCTCCTGCACCAGCACCTCCACCATTGAAGGTGTAACATACATTTTGGGAGCATTTGTAGCTCTTCCCTGCTTTACTGCAACTCTGACATCTTATGTCTGCATCATCTCTGCCATCCTGAGGATCCGATCTACAGAGGGGAGAcgcaaagccttctccacctgctcctcccacctcacggtCGTTCTCCTCTTCTATGGGAGTCTgatgtgtttgtatatgagacCAACGTCCATGCAGTCACTGGATCAGAACAAACTCTTTGCTTTGCTGTATAATGTTTTAATTCCTACGATTAACCCTTTTATATACAGCCTAAAAAACAGAGAGGTAAAAGCTGTCCTAAGAAAAGTttttaatagaaaataa
- the LOC115078444 gene encoding olfactory receptor 151-like, which yields MEEENLTTVTEFIILGFPEFPELQIPLFLLILLIYLIILMGNLTIIALTCLDPRLHTPMYFFLCNLSFLDISSTSVTLPKLLDIFLRKRQRISVKGCFTQLYFFMYLTCVEFVIIMVMAFDRYVAVCHPLRYAVIMNPKVCALMAAGTWIFGFMETATHIVLISHFSYCRSNEINHFFCDVSALLKLSCSSTSTIESVTYILGAFVALPCFIATLTSYVYIISAILRIRSAEGRRKAFSTCSSHLMVVILFYGTLFCTYLRPMSMQSLDLNKLFVLLYNILIPMFNPIIYSLKNKEVKAALRKTLSLKINFPIYQRIFTCV from the coding sequence ATGGAAGAGGAAAATCTCACCACTGTGACAGAATTCATCATTCTGGGCTTTCCTGAATTCCCAGAGCTgcaaattccccttttccttctgaTTTTACTGATTTACCTGATCATCCTGATGGGGAACCTCACTATTATAGCCCTGACATGCCTGGACCCtcgcctgcacacccccatgtactttttcctctgtaACTTGTCCTTCCTCGATATCTCTTCCACCTCTGTCACCCTCCCCAAACTCTTGGACATCTTCCTAAGAAAGAGGCAGAGGATTTCTGTGAAGGGGTGTTTTACACAGctgtatttttttatgtatttaacatGTGTAGAATTTGTTATTATTATGGTCATGGCTTTTGATCGCTACGTCGCAGTATGTCACCCCCTGCGTTACGCTGTGATTATGAATCCAAAAGTCTGCGCACTGATGGCCGCCGGGACCTGGATCTTTGGGTTTATGGAAACAGCAACACATATTGTTCTTATATCTCATTTCTCTTATTGTAGATCCAATGagattaaccatttcttctgtgatgTCTCAGCATTGCTGAAACTCTCCTGCTCCAGCACCTCTACCATTGAAAGTGTGACATATATTTTGGGTGCATTTGTAGCTCTTCCCTGCTTTATTGCAACTCTGACATCTTATGTCTACATCATCTCCGCCATCTTGAGGATCCGTTCCGCAGAGGGGAGAcgcaaagccttctccacctgctcctcccacctcatgGTTGTTATCCTCTTCTATGGGACTCTATTCTGTACATACCTCAGACCCATGTCCATGCAGTCACTGGATCTAAACAAGCTCTTCGTTCTTTTGTATAACATTTTAATTCCCATGTTTAACCCCATCATTTACAGCCTGAAAAACAAAGAAGTAAAAGCTGCCTTAAGAAAAACGTTGTCATTGAAAATAAATTTTCCTATTTATCAGAGAATATTTACCTGTGTTTGA